A segment of the Microthrixaceae bacterium genome:
ATGCTCCCGCACAACAAACCGAAGCCCACCACGTTCGACATCACCGCAACGGCGGTGCCACCGCAGTGACCAACCTGGCCTGTCTGTGCCGACACCACCACGGACTGGTGCACCGCGTCGGCTGGGCCATGCACATCACCACCGACGGCTGGACCCTCTACACCCACCCCTGCGGCATCACCATCTGGGGGCAACAACACGGGGTACAACGCCAAGGCCCCATCCCCTCTGAGTTGGACACCGAACCCGAACCACCGATTCGGCCCAAAGTGAAAGTCCGCGGCGGAACCGTCGATTTGGGCGACGCTATCGCCACGATCCGGCGCCGTTACGACCGCATGGCCGCCAACCCCGACACCCGCATGTACCGACCCCACGACGCCCGCCGGTCAAGCACAGGCCGAAACTCGGGCCGGAGCAGCCGAACCGGCGGAGCGACGAGGTCCGGGCGCCCCACAGTCGGGCAACTCTCACTCACCCCGACCAAACCACCCCAACCACCGATACGCCAATGAACGGATGAGAACGTTCCCGGAATCGCCCGCAGTGCCGCTTTGCCGGTAGCCCCATCCGGGGCACCTTGACGCGCACCGGCCCGCTGGTGCCGGTTCACACGATGAACTGATCGCCCGGGGTGATGTCGTGGCCGGCGGCCTGCAACGATGCGAACCACTCGATTGTCGCGGTCAACCCGTCGCGAAGTGAGGTCGTCGGTTCCCAATCCAGCTCCGACTTGGCGAGCGAGGTGTCGGCTCTTCGTTGGGTCGGATCGTCCTCGGGCAGCGGCTCGAAGACCAGTTCGGATTTGGCTCCCGTCAGTTCCAGCACCAGCGAGGCGAGTTCGAGCATGGTGAACTCGAAATGACTTCCGATGTTCATCGGGCCGGGGTGACCGCTGTCGAGGAACCGGATCGTTCCGTCCACCGTGTCATCGACGTACCCGAAGCTGCGGGTCTGACTGCCGTCGCCGTAAATCGTGATCGGACGCCCGAGCAGCGCCTGCACGATGAAGTTCGACACCACGCGACCGTCCCCGGCGCGCATGCGCGGACCATAGGTGTTGAAGTACCGCACGATCGCCGTGTCGACGCCGTGGATGCGCCGATACGCGGCGGTGACGGTCTCAGCGAAACGCTTCGACTCGTCGTACACACTGCGCGGACCGATCGGGTTGACGTTGCCCCAGTAGCTCTCCGGCTGAGGGTGCACCGTCGGGTCACCGTAGATCTCCGAGGTGGAGGCGACCATGAACCGGGCGCCATTGGCCCGCGCCAGTTCAAGGGTGTGAAACGTGCCGTTCGAACCGACCTGCATCGTGCCGAACGGATCGCCGAGGTAATCGCGAGGCGACGCCGGCGACGCGAAGTGCATCACCGCGTCGACCCGACCGTCCACCTTGAACGGCAGCGA
Coding sequences within it:
- a CDS encoding SDR family oxidoreductase, with amino-acid sequence MRVVLTGGAGFLGYHLSSHLLNRGDEVVCVDNLSSGQRSNIEALSQREGFEFIEADASLPFKVDGRVDAVMHFASPASPRDYLGDPFGTMQVGSNGTFHTLELARANGARFMVASTSEIYGDPTVHPQPESYWGNVNPIGPRSVYDESKRFAETVTAAYRRIHGVDTAIVRYFNTYGPRMRAGDGRVVSNFIVQALLGRPITIYGDGSQTRSFGYVDDTVDGTIRFLDSGHPGPMNIGSHFEFTMLELASLVLELTGAKSELVFEPLPEDDPTQRRADTSLAKSELDWEPTTSLRDGLTATIEWFASLQAAGHDITPGDQFIV